The DNA window CTTGGCTATTTTCATGATCATTTTATACTGCTGTTTTCTTATTGCCTTTAAAAATAAAATAAAGAGCTAATAACATAAATGCTACACCAATCCACCGGGATAGATCAAACGGTACTTCCTTGCTTCCAAACCAGCCAAAATGGTCGATAATCATACTTGCAAATAACTGACCGATAACAGTTGAGATATTAGCTGCTGTTACGCCAATTTTAGGAACAGCTAAAACGGTTAGAAATAAATAAGATGCTCCGAATAAAGCGCAAGTAAGCTGCCATTTAGGGACATCAAAAACAGAGAGAATGTTTCCTTGACCAAAGAATACAATGACAATCGTTAAAATCATGGCACCTGTCGCAAAGGTTAAAAAAGCTGTTTCAAACGTACCTGTTTTTTTACTTAGTGTGCCGTTAATAGAAGACTGAGCGCTTAGCGTTAATCCTCCTATTAAGGTAAGTATCACCATTAATAAACTCATCGTAAAACCCTCCTAGAAAATAAGTACAAGCGCAATTCCCATACATACAATAGCCATTACGCGTTCTTTGTTAATTCTAATTTTGCTGCTGCCAAGCCAACCAAAATGCTCAATGATCATACTGGTAATCATTTGGCCCATAATAACAGCAACCATTGAAACGCCAATTCCGATAAAAGGGATACTAATCACTAGAATCGTTAAATAAACCGTACCTAATAATCCCCCGGTTAAATTCCACTTAGGCGCTTTTAAGACGTAAGGTAAATCTCCCTTTCCAGCAAATAAAGTGGTCAGACCTAAAATGAGCGTTCCCATGATAAAAATATAATAACTGCTTTCAAGTTTTCCAACTGTTTTTCCAAGTTCTCCGGCAATAGCGCCTTCCATACTTAAGGCAGCGCCGCCTAGAACCGCAACCAAATAAACCAAAAACTTCACGTTTATCACTCCAATATTTCTTTATATTTGTATATCTAGAAAAATAGATATACTAAGTGAAAAAAACTCGTTAAAGTTTTTTTCGTAAGAATGAAGAAAGCTCTTGAAGAGTTTCTTCATTTCGGCGATAGTATGTCCATTGACCGTGCCGAATTGACTCTAACAAACCTGCTTTTTGCATCATGGAAAGATAACTGGACACTGTTGACTGAGACAGCTGAGCTTTTTCTTGAATATCTCCCACGCAAACACCGCCTCTGCTGCTGACCTCCTTAGGCAAATGTGCTTGTTTGTCTTTAAAATGCTTTTCAGGTTCTTTTAACCATTCCAATATATTTAATCGGGTTTCATTAGATAATGCTTTAAAGATATCAATAGGTTTCATACTTATTATTTTATTCGTCACAGCTCAGATGTCAAATGTTCAAGTTTGCATTTTCTATTTGAATAACAAGCAATGGGTTGAATTATAACAGCTGTGAACAAAAAGTCAACTTATAATAGAGTATAAAGAAGAACATTTTACCCAGTCGTTTTTCTACTTATATAATCAGAAAGCAACTTATTTTTTTGAGTAGAACAGGTGACATATTCCTTATTATTCAAGGGATAGTTTAGTAAAATAGAAAAAAGTGAATAACAAAAGAAGCTAGTCTATTTACTCAAGGGGAGGGCTGCATATGCAAGGGAAAACAAAACAAGTGCGCTTTCGCAATATGGTAGCGTATGGATTTGGGGATTTGTTTGGCGGAGGATCCTTTTTTATTATCGGCACATTATTTATGGTGTTTTTAACGGATGTAGTCGGGCTTTCTCCTGTAGAAGCAGGAACGATAGTAGCCCTTGGAAAAGTGTGGGATGCTTTGTTAGATCCAACCATTGGGTACATATCTGATCATCTTCAAACAAAAAAAGGACGAAGAAGAGTCTTTTTTCTTTTTGGAATCATTCCAGTTGCAATCACGTTCAGTATGCTGTGGATTCCTATTGAAGGCTCGCATATGTTCAAATACACCTATTTTATCTTAGCCTACCTTTTATTTAACACGGCGTTTGGTATGGTGATGGTTCCTTACAATACGCTAGCAGCAGAAATGACTACAGATTATAGTATTCGTTCGAAAATGACGGGAATACGCATGGTCTTTTCACAAGGCGCTTCATTTTTAGGTGCTTTCTTCCCAAAGCGAATCATCGATGCATTTCCAGGTGGACAAGGATATTTAATTATGGGAATTATCTTTGGTCTTCTTTTCGCTCTTCCATGGATTTTTGTCTACAAGGGAACATGGGATAGCGGAGAAATAGTGGAACGAAAAAAGAAAAACGGATTTTGGTTAGAATTTAAGCAGCTTTTTATCAGTTTTGGAAGTGCATTTAAAAATAAGTCGTTTAACGTGTATCTTGCCATGTATTTAGCATCTTACATTGCAATGGATGTATTTAATGCTCTTTTCTTTTATTTTATTGCTTATTACATGCTTCGTGAAGCCATCTATGCGGATACCCTGAGCTTTGTGCAAATTACGCAAGTGCTATTTATTCCTCTTGTTACGTACATAGCCATTAAGTTAGGAAATAAATTAACCTATAACTTCAGCATGATCATCTGGGGAACGGGCATTATTTTATTCAGTTTCCTAACAAAAGATAGCTCTTTAGTTCTTATTTACTTAGTGGCGTTTTTCTTAGGAAGCGGTCATTCGGGAGCGATTATGATTCCATGGAATGTACTGCCGTTTGTATCAGATGTAGATGAGATGATTACGACAAAAAGAAGAGAAGGCGTGTATGCAGGGCTGATGTCATTTATTCGAAAATCGTCTCAAGCGCTTGCTATCTTTCTTGTGGGAGTTGCCTTAAAGAATATTGGCTATGTGCCAAACGCCGAGCAGTCGGCGTCTACAATAGCCGGCTTACAAAAGCTGTTCATGATTGTACCAGCTATTTTGATTCTCGTTGGCATTATAGCAACCATATGGTTCAAAATAAGTCCGAAAAATCACGAAATTTTATTAGCTGAAATTCAAAGAAGAAAAAAGGGAGGAGGGGCGAAGGACGTTACTCCTGAAGCGAAAGCGGTTTGTGAAAGCTTAACGGGCTATAAATACGAACAGCTTTGGAAAGACGTCACCATTTCAAAAGAAATTCGAGATAAAACGGTTGTTTAACCTTGAACTTCATGAAAAAGCGTAAAATTTTCAGCGCAAATATTCGCTAATTATATCCAATAAGAAACTCCCTCTGACGTATTGCCTTTTAACAAAAAAAGAAATTCTCCTGTCTATCGACTCACTTTTCAGGTGAATTTTAGAAAGAAAGGATTTCTTAGCACTAAATATGTGCAATTTGGCACGTCTTGATAGGGTGGATTGTACAATTTATAATGAAACTATAAACTAGCCACAGGCGCTTTCAGGGCGCAGGTATAAATTAGAAAAAAGGAAGGTACAGTTTATGCCAATTCGATATGTTTGTCCACAATGCCAAGGAGCCGGTAAGAAATTTGGATTGATAAAGTGCAAAGTGTGTAGCGGCGAAGGAAATATTATCATGTCTTCTAATGAGCCAGATCCAACTAAAAATAAAAAATTAAAATCATCTTCTAAACAAGATAAAGCAATGTAAGCTATTGCCGAGGTATGTATAAGCCCCGCTTTTCTATAGAAAAGCGGGGCTTTCTGCTAGACAGAAGGGTGCTTTTCTTATGATACAATAAAATGAAAGTAGCTAAAATAACATAAAGGGAACCGAAGGAAGAGGGAGATAGATGGAATACACAGCAAAACAGTTTACGCCGCAGTTAGAAAAGCATATACATACAGTCGAAAGGTCTATGCAAGAACTTCTCATATCAATATATGAACAATATAAAGAAGCTTTTGAAAAGAAAGGGGTGCAGCTTTCTATAGATGTGATCCGTGAAGGGGAAAATCCTTTTCACCCTGGTTATCACGTCACTATTCAAGTGGGTATTTTGGAAAAAGATGAGTTTTTAGATGGTCTTTTTATTCCTATCTGGCACTGTGTACGCACGTTTTTTGGCATACGTTCTTCGAGGAAGCTCCCGGGAAGCAAGATAACCGGAGAGCTGATGGAAGAAACGGAGGAAGAAATCAAAAAAGAAGTAGTAGATTATTTAAAAATGCAGCTAGAAGATTAGAAGCAGGGTGCTTCTAATCTTCTTTAATTTGAAGAAGGTGTAGTTTCTTTTTCAATTTGCCTTTTAGCACGAATAAAAGCCGTCAGCTGCTGAACTTCTTCTTGAGACAGTTGCACACCGTCGACCGTAATCGTATGAGTTTGAGGCGATGTTAATTCGATGGGTGCATCTGAAGGAGAATGGGGTTCCTTTTCCTTACCAAGCAAGTAATCGGTTGATGTATTAAATAGTTCAGCGATTGTAACAAGTGCTTCAAGAGAAGGACGACGATAGCCAGATTCATATCCTGCGTAGGTGCTTTTAGCAATTTCAAGCTGGTCAGCTGTATATTGAAGGGACCATTTTTTTTCTTTCCTGAGTTGAGCTAATCTGCTTAACATTCGTGACGCTCCTTTGTACGTATAGTATGTAAAAAACCGAGGCATTCAGCTCACGCGTAGACCTCTATAATCAAACCGTGAGCTAATTTACATTTTTATTCATTATATCATTGCTACAGGGAAAAGTGTACGCGAAACGAATAATTTTTCTCTTGATTTATTGAATTCTGCTTACTATAATTACAGGTGAAGTACGCGAAATGAATATAATTTTTTTGATAGATTGTCAGATTTTTTTACAAAAATTAAGCAAAGGGGATGTCGGTTTTGAAAAAACTATTATTGTTATCAACTGGCGGAACGGTCGCTTCACTTGAAGGTGAAAATGGACTTGTTCCTGGAATGGAGCCAGATCAATTACTAAGCTACATACCTGATTTAAATGAACATTGTCAAATTGACAGTAAATCTCTTATGAATCTTGATAGTACAAATATGCAGCCTGAATGCTGGATAGAGATGGCAAAAGCGATTGAAGAGCATTATAATGAATACGATGGTTTCGTTATTACCCATGGAACAGATACAATGGCCTACACATCGGCAGCTCTTTCTTACATGCTTCAGCATTCTAAAAAACCAATTGCGATTACAGGATCTCAAATTCCTATTTCATTTAGTAAAACGGACGCGAAGCGCAATATTGCAGATGCGATTCGCTTTGCTTGTGAAGATACAGGCGGAGTCTATGTGGTCTTTGACGGTCGAGTGATTCAAGGAACAAGAGCTATTAAGCTTCGTACAAAAAGTTATGATGCATTTGAAAGCATTAACTATCCATATGTAGCGTCTATCCATGACAATACGGTGGAATATACAAAAACCGTTCATCCTAGTAAAGAAGAGTTAACGGTTAATACATCTCTTTGTACGGATGTAGCAGTTGTCAAACTGTTTCCTGGCATTAAACCGGAATTTTTCGATGGATTAAAGGATGTATATCAAGGCGTTGTTGTTGAAAGCTATGGAAGTGGAGGAATTCCATTTCAAGTTCGCAACATTTTAGCCAAGCTTGTTGAATTAACAAATCACGGTGTATCCGTTGTCATTACCACGCAGTGTCTTGAAGAAGGAGAAGACATGGGCATTTATGAAGTTGGCCGAATGATTAATCATGACAGCGTCGTTCGCTCAAAAAACATGAACACAGAAGCCATTGTTCCTAAATTAATGTGGGTGCTCGGACAAACCAAAGACCCTCATCAAGTTAAAAAGATGATGGAAACGTCGATTGCAGAAGATATTAATTAAAAAAGAAAGCAGGTACAGCTATGAAACAAGAAACAGCAGGATATCGTACAGAAGCTGATTTTCTAGGAGAAAAACAAATTCCAGCAGATGTATACTATGGTGTACAAACCGCACGTGCCGTAGAAAATTTCCCAATTACGGGTTATAAAGTGCATGAAGAAATGATTAAAGCGCTTGCTATTGTAAAAAAAGCGGCAGCGCTCGCGAATATGGATACAAAGCGCTTATATGAAGGTATCGGAAATGCGATTGTACAAGCAGCTGATGAAATTTTAGCAGGTCAGTGGCATGAATACTTTATTGTTGACCCTATTCAGGGCGGAGCGGGAACGTCAATGAATATGAATGCCAATGAAGTTATTGCGAACCGTGCTCTTGAAATTATGGGAAACAATAAAGGTGAATATGGAAAATTAAGTCCTAACAGCCATGTTAATATGTCTCAGTCAACAAATGATGTATTTCCAACGGCTATCCATATTTCAACGCTGAACTTATTAAATAAACTTCTTATTACGATGAATGATATGCATGATGTATTTAAACGAAAAGCGCAAGAATTTGATCATGTGATTAAAATGGGCCGTACGCACCTTCAAGATGCTGTACCCGTTCGTCTTGGTCAAGAGTTTGAAGCATACAGCCGCGTGTTAGCGCGCGATATTAAACGTATCAGCGCGACGCGTGACCACTTGCATGAAGTAAATATGGGGGCGACGGCTGTTGGAACAGGCTTAAATGCAGACCCTCGCTATATTGAAAATGTAGTCAAACACTTAGCTGATATCAGCGGTCTACCGCTTGTGCATGCAGAGCATTTAGTGGACGCTACTCAAAATACAGATGCTTATACAGAAGTATCTGCAGCGCTTAAAATCTGTATGACGAATATGTCTAAAATCGCCAATGACTTGCGTTTAATGGCATCTGGACCTCGTGCAGGCCTAGGAGAAATTAGCCTTCCTGCTCGTCAGCCTGGTTCTTCAATCATGCCGGGAAAAGTAAACCCGGTTATGGCTGAATTAATCAATCAAATTGCGTTTCAAGTAATGGGAAATGACCAAACGATCTCTCTTGCTTCAGAAGCAGGTCAGATGGAGCTTAACGTAATGGAACCTGTGCTTGTTTTTAACTTGCTTCAATCAATCAGTATCATGAACAATGGTTTCAGAAGCTTTACAGATCACTGTTTAGCAGGAATTGAAGCAAACGAAACGCGCATGAAAGAATATGTAGAAAAAAGCGTAGGGATTATTACAGCTGTTAACCCTCACTTAGGCTATGAAGTCGTATCTCGTATTGCGCGTGAAGCGATTTTAACAGGAAAACCAATTCGTGAGCTTTGCCTTCAATACGATGTGTTAACAGAAGAGGAATTAGATCTTATTTTGAATCCATTTGAAATGACGAACCCTGGTATTGCAGGAAGTTCATTGTTTGATCGTCAGTAAATAGAACGGCTTCCATAAGGAAGCCGTTTTTTTATGAAGGCATTTGTTGAATGACTCGGCGTATTTTCTGAGCTGTTGCAGCCAAGGCGTCATCTTTTTCAGCATATTTAGGAATTTGCGTATAAAAATCTCCGAAACACTCCTCTTTATATCTCGGAACGACATGCATGTGAAAGTGAGTTAACTCGTTAAACATTCCTCCGTTTTGAGAGAGGGTAACTCCGTCTGGAATAAAGAGTGTCTTAACTGCTTTGGTCATCAGTTTAGCTGCATTCATCACGGCCAATATGCGTTCAGTATCTAGTTCGTCAATTTCCACTATATGCTTTTTGGGAAGAATTAATAGGTGTCCTTCGTGTGGAAAAGGCAAATCGTTATTCAGTAGAATATGAATGGGCCAACGTGGTTTTTTACCAAGAAGTAGAAGCAATGACTATACAAGAAGCAAAAGAGCGCGTTCAACATGCAAAAGTAAACGCCGCTATTCGCGCTGTTCATGTCATAGAAGATGTCGAATCGTAACGAAAAACTGGATCCTTTCGGGGATTCAGTTTTTTTGAGCAAATGAAGCAGGGATTTATATGAAGAAAGGAGAATGCAAAAAGAGATTTAAAAACGAGCAGCTGGTAGCGTCATTCAACAAGAACATCTCATTTCAATTACACAAAGAAAGGTAGATGTAAATGAAAAAAGTATGGTCTGGATTAGTTGTTCTAATTGCTATTTGTTGGGTGATAACAGGATGTCAGCAAAGCAGTGCTTCAAGTGGAAGCGGTACTGTTGAGCAAAAGCTCGTAATCGAAAAATACATAGCCGATAATCAATATGGCCATGCGGTTAAAATGAAAGACCAAAATCAAGTGCAAAAAGTGCATCAGTGGTTAAAAGATGTATCATGGAGAGAAGAAAAAGCTGAAATGATTCGAAAACCTAACTACATTCTTCACTTTGAACCGGTGGAAACAAAAAAGGATATAAAGGTACAATCTTATCGGATGTGGGTTAACTTAGGAAACGAAACAGTTGAATTAGCTACAGATACCCACTATGCACAGTTAAAGGGCAAACAAGCAAGGTCATTTATTGAATTAGTAGAGCCGAAATAGAAAGCAACTAACTATACAACAATGTCCAATGAAAGCTAAAACTGCACCTATTCATATTGAAGCTATCTTCACCGATATGCTTGATGATCTCGAAGGCACAGAGCTGTCCATTACTAACGCGCTTGATATGAGGGTGTAGAAGTATTCAATGTGAGAGGTGACAAGCAGCAATTATTAAATGTAGCAATAAAGGATTATACTTATAGGTAGATCCATTGTTAAAACATTTTACTATAAGAAGTAAGGGAAAAAGAGAAATCAAGACGCTGATTTCTCTTTTTTATTCAGGCATGTCGATGATTATTATTTCCGCGCATTTTGCGTAAAACAAAACTCACAATTAAGACTAAAATAACAGCACCAATAATAGCAGGAACAATTGCGAATCCGCCAATCTCTGGACCAAAGTCTCCAAAAATTAGAGAGCCTAACCATGCTCCAATGAACCCAGCAATGATGTTTCCGATAATTCCACCTGGAACATCTCGTCCCGTTAACGCACCAGCAAGCCAGCCGATAAGTCCTCCAACAATAAGCGTCCAAATAAATGACATATACCTAACCTCCTTTTTATAGGGAATTCCTTTTCAGTCTTTCCTAAAACACACTTTGTCATGCGCCATGCTTGCTGCGAACCCTTTTACATTTTTTCATCTATTTATCATATATGCTAACATAGCCTAACTTTAAATTGAGGAGTTATGTATGAGAATTCACTGTGAAAGTAACGATAAAATGAAGGACAGTAGTTCAGTCATATACATTTTAGATTCAGTGCAGTTTATTCTTAAAAAGGGGCATAAGGTTCATTTTCAAGGGATTTTCCCTGAGTTTTAATTATTTTAACGCAATTTATGATATCATTTTAAGTAAACTAATTCTTAACGGGAGAACAATATGGAATCATTATTATTAGATGAAAAACTTAAACACATTACAAATTTAATTTTAGAAAAAAAAGAAGAGTTCTCAAAACAAAAAAAATATGAAGAAAAAGATATTCAACAACAATTAGAACCGTGGCGTGTTCATTTAATTCAAATATATGCTGATTCTATCTCAACAAATGATACAAAAAACTTTGAAGTGCTTGAGGAGTGGGGAAGAGAAGTAGCGAATTTACTCGTTGTACTTCAGCTTCCATTGGATGTAGCATTAGAAGAAATTAGCTATTACCGAAATGTTATCGGGGAAATTATTAAAGAAGAAGCAAAAGCTGAGCCGTTTACATTTGATGCCTTCTATCAAGTTATTTCTCGTTTCAACGTAGTAGTGGACAAGGCTGTGCACTGGGTTAGCAAATCGTATATGACTGACTTTGCCAATAAAATCCAATCCGCTCGCTATGCAATTGATGAACTTTCAATTCCTGTGGTACGCATTACGAAAGAAATTGGCGTGATTCCTCTTGTTGGCGATTTAGATACAAATCGCGCTCAAATTTTAATGGAAAATGCGCTGCAACACGGCAGCGACTATAAATTAAATTGGTTGATTATTGATTTATATGCCGTTCCAATTATTGATACAATGGTAGCCGACCAAATTTTTAAAGTAATCGGTGCTTTAAGATTATTAGGAATTCAAGTGGTTTTAAGCGGTATCCGTGCTGAAATTGCTCAGACGATAGTGAACTTAGGGTTAGATTTGGCTGACATTACGACTTTCAGTAGCCTTCACCAAGCAGTGGAATATGTTAATCAAGCGGACTAATACAAAACAAAAGCCCATGATATGGTTACATACTCATGGGCTTTTATTGGTAGAAGAAAATTTGAAGTTTATTTAATAAAGCGTCTAAGGATTGACTAACTTGAAGTGTGTTAGGACTTGTCATTCCTTCACGGACAGCCGTTTGAATCATTAACGTTCGTGTCTGTTCGATTTCTTCTATTAGTATTTGGTACATGGATTTGTCTTTTTGGTGGGTTGAAAGCAGCATGTTAATTCCTCTTTTTTCTATAGTGATTATGGTTAAATTAACATTAATAGGTTTATTTTTAAATATTATGAAATTAAAAATAGTAAATTTTAAGAATTTTTCATATAAAAAAAGAACCTCTTTTTCAACAGAGGTTCTTTTTTTAATATAATAATTTATTATGCATGTTTATGATTACCACGCATTTTTCTCATAATGAAACTTACGATTAACACTAAAACGATTGATCCGATAATAGCAGGAATAATAGCAAATCCACCTACAACTGGTCCAAAGCTTCCAAAGATAGCTGAACCTAACCAAGAGCCGATAAAACCAGCAATAATGTTACCAATAATACCTCCCGGAACGTCTCTTCCTGTAATTAATCCGGCAAGCCACCCAATAATACCACCTACAATAAGTGCCCATAAAAATGACATAAATATCATCCTCCTTTTTAATGATGTATTGCTTATATAGGTTATTACCCCACTTAAAAGAAAACTATTCATAGAATAGCAAAAAAAATAAAAAAAACTTGTAAAGGGATCTACGAACTGCGATAGAGTCATAGAAAATAGACTAACTAGTATATAATAGAAAAAGGAACATAGTTTAGCAGAGAAAGGAGACATGAAGTGAAAATAAAAAACCAAAGCGATGTAGTAGAACAGCACTTGATTCAGCACTGGATGTATTTTCAGCATACGAAGAAATCTGTGAAGGTGGATACGTCAGAAATTAAATGGATTTCTGCACCTCCTTACAATCGAGGCGTATATGCAGGAACCCATCATATTGAGCCTGCATTAGGGATATGCCCTCCGGCAGGGGAGGAACCTCTATGGATTGTTGGTCCATCTTCATATGATAACCTTAGGCCAGTTCTTCATAAAAATGGATTTGTTCCTTATGAAAAATGGATCGGAATGATTCAGTTCATTCAAGAAAAAGAATACATACATGCAGGAGTAGAAGGGTTTCAATGTAAGCGAGTGCGCACAGAAGCTGAATTGAAAGAATGGATAACGGTATACATAGACGGCTATCAAAAACCAAAAGAAAAGCAAGCTGACTTTCTTGAAAGATTTAGGGAGCTTATGCAGCACACTGACCAATATCAGTTATATCTTGGCCTTTATCACAATCGGCCAGCTGTAGCTGGGTCCCTCTTTTTTTATGAAGGTACAGCTGGTTTGTATTGTATCACTACAGCTAGACATATGAGGAGAAAAGGACTGGCCACCGCATATTTGAAGGAAGTTCTTACTCAAGCAAAAAAACAGGCCCATACGTGTATTTTGCATGCCACAAGTGCAGGAAAGCCAGCCTATGAGAAACTTGGTTTTACAGGGGTTAACGAATTTGATGTATATAGATGGAGAAATAGAGATGGAATATAATGTGCTGCAGCTTGCGAAAAAAAGAGACAAAATTCGACAAATTTTTAAAAAAGTGTAGCTTCCACTTCGTTTTTGGTGTATCCTAGGAAAAAGCAGCAGCATGAGCTAGTGTTGTACATAGAACACAGATAAAAGGAGTCATTATGAAACATTTTTTTAAAACGAGCACGTTTTGGATAGGTTTGGTTGTCGGAATCGCGCTCACATTTGGGGGATATTTTACTGTTACTAGTATTTATGATTATTATTTAGGGTGAGAACAGCTGAAAGTATTGACTGCCTCTCAGAAAAATCTTCAAACTGCTTTTAAAGAGTATAATCAGCTTATGGCCGAAAAAAAAACTAAAAAGCAATTTATCAATGAACTCGATGATATTTCAAACACTATAAACTATGAATATAATGAATTAGCTTCCCTTGATCCTATGATGAAAACAATGTATAAGCATACGGGTGTCATCGATGATATGGAACTGATGATTGATAATATCGATAGCATTTATGAATTAACGATGAATGATCACAAAGACGCAACAAAACCGCTTCAAACCTACGTATCTGATTTAATGGAATATGTAGAAAAAGATATGAAAAAAGAAATAAGTATGCTAAATAAATAGAACAAAACAGCTGTCTAAACAAATAGGCAGCTGTTTTTTGTTGATTATAAAAGGAATCTTTTGGTTGCAGGCGAAAGAGTATACTATGTACCAATTCACTTACGTGCACCACGTTAACAAAAAGGGAGGACATAGTATGAAAAAAGTGGTGGTTATCCTATTTAGTTTGTTTTCATTAGCCGCATGTCAGGTGCCTACAGCTGAAACGCTTGAAGATCCTTATCCACCCTCTATAAAAATAATAGCGGAAGGCAAAAAAGCCATCATCAAGCCTTTATTTTTTTGTTGGACCGAATGTGAAGCTGAGTTTGGCGAACGAAAAAATTTTAGACAAATCGTTATGAAAGATAGTATCCCCGTCTCTCAAGATGGTCAAGTGTCCATTGAAATAGATGGTAAAAAACCTAATGCTCTTTATTACAAACAAATTCGCAATCAGTCTATTTATGAAAACATAGTAGAAAAAAAGGACATAAAAAAAACATCTGCTATTACAGTAGATTCTACCTATCGCGGTGATCGATATATACTCGTAGCGGACTGGAAGGATACCAAAGGAAAAAAGCTAATTGGGCGTGTCTATTACACCCCAGTAAAATTTGAAACGCCATAGCTATGGCTCTCTATGCTGTAATAGAGAACCATAATATGCTTAACTAATAGAATTAAGCGCTTGTGCAAGAGAAGAAGTAGTTTTAACACCTTCAAATGAAAGCCCTAAACGAATCGCAGTTTGAGAAATTTCCGGTCGAATTCCAGATAAAATTGTTTGCACACCAAGTAAACGAAGAGCTTTTACCAAATTAAAAATCTCTTGTGCCATCATCGTATCAATCGTAGCTACACCGAGCAGGTCAATGCATAAATGTTCAACGCCTTTTTCCGAGCATTGCTGAAGCGTGTTTTCTAAAATAAACTGACTTTTGACCGTTCCAATATCCCCCACAAGAGGCAGAAGTGCAACTTTGTTTTGAAGCATGATGACAGGAGAACTTAATTCATCAATTAACTCTTTCTGAGCGTTCAGCTGTTCTTGCGTATTTTTATGATATTCTTGAATAAAGGTATAAATAGATAGATCAAAAGCTTTAACAATAATGTCATACCACATAAATATCTTATCTACGCTTACCTCCTCCGAATGCAAAGAGATAAACTTTTTTAAGTAATTAACGGCAATTTTTTGTGAATTAAAATATTCTCGAACAATAAAGTGAAGAGGCGTACTTAAATGCTTTGGATCACGCGCTAGTTTTATCGACCACTGCTGGAAATCCGAAAAAAAATACTCCTCATCTTTTATAAATACGTCAAATAAATGCTGAAAATAATCTTGATTTTGCTGCTTCAGTTCTTTCACAATTGCTGGATTTTTACTCGAATATACGGAGAACTCATTTTCATCGTCGAGCTGATTGTACCAGTCTTCAGTTAATTGAAGAGAATGTTCTTTAAAAAAATGATATAAGTCCTGATTTTTATGCATGAAGACTCTCCTTACATATGTATAGTCTA is part of the Priestia aryabhattai genome and encodes:
- a CDS encoding HIT family protein; this encodes MLLLLGKKPRWPIHILLNNDLPFPHEGHLLILPKKHIVEIDELDTERILAVMNAAKLMTKAVKTLFIPDGVTLSQNGGMFNELTHFHMHVVPRYKEECFGDFYTQIPKYAEKDDALAATAQKIRRVIQQMPS
- a CDS encoding DMT family transporter, which encodes MSLLMVILTLIGGLTLSAQSSINGTLSKKTGTFETAFLTFATGAMILTIVIVFFGQGNILSVFDVPKWQLTCALFGASYLFLTVLAVPKIGVTAANISTVIGQLFASMIIDHFGWFGSKEVPFDLSRWIGVAFMLLALYFIFKGNKKTAV
- a CDS encoding helix-turn-helix domain-containing protein; translation: MLSRLAQLRKEKKWSLQYTADQLEIAKSTYAGYESGYRRPSLEALVTIAELFNTSTDYLLGKEKEPHSPSDAPIELTSPQTHTITVDGVQLSQEEVQQLTAFIRAKRQIEKETTPSSN
- the aspA gene encoding aspartate ammonia-lyase, whose protein sequence is MKQETAGYRTEADFLGEKQIPADVYYGVQTARAVENFPITGYKVHEEMIKALAIVKKAAALANMDTKRLYEGIGNAIVQAADEILAGQWHEYFIVDPIQGGAGTSMNMNANEVIANRALEIMGNNKGEYGKLSPNSHVNMSQSTNDVFPTAIHISTLNLLNKLLITMNDMHDVFKRKAQEFDHVIKMGRTHLQDAVPVRLGQEFEAYSRVLARDIKRISATRDHLHEVNMGATAVGTGLNADPRYIENVVKHLADISGLPLVHAEHLVDATQNTDAYTEVSAALKICMTNMSKIANDLRLMASGPRAGLGEISLPARQPGSSIMPGKVNPVMAELINQIAFQVMGNDQTISLASEAGQMELNVMEPVLVFNLLQSISIMNNGFRSFTDHCLAGIEANETRMKEYVEKSVGIITAVNPHLGYEVVSRIAREAILTGKPIRELCLQYDVLTEEELDLILNPFEMTNPGIAGSSLFDRQ
- a CDS encoding DMT family transporter, which produces MKFLVYLVAVLGGAALSMEGAIAGELGKTVGKLESSYYIFIMGTLILGLTTLFAGKGDLPYVLKAPKWNLTGGLLGTVYLTILVISIPFIGIGVSMVAVIMGQMITSMIIEHFGWLGSSKIRINKERVMAIVCMGIALVLIF
- a CDS encoding asparaginase, whose protein sequence is MKKLLLLSTGGTVASLEGENGLVPGMEPDQLLSYIPDLNEHCQIDSKSLMNLDSTNMQPECWIEMAKAIEEHYNEYDGFVITHGTDTMAYTSAALSYMLQHSKKPIAITGSQIPISFSKTDAKRNIADAIRFACEDTGGVYVVFDGRVIQGTRAIKLRTKSYDAFESINYPYVASIHDNTVEYTKTVHPSKEELTVNTSLCTDVAVVKLFPGIKPEFFDGLKDVYQGVVVESYGSGGIPFQVRNILAKLVELTNHGVSVVITTQCLEEGEDMGIYEVGRMINHDSVVRSKNMNTEAIVPKLMWVLGQTKDPHQVKKMMETSIAEDIN
- a CDS encoding MFS transporter encodes the protein MQGKTKQVRFRNMVAYGFGDLFGGGSFFIIGTLFMVFLTDVVGLSPVEAGTIVALGKVWDALLDPTIGYISDHLQTKKGRRRVFFLFGIIPVAITFSMLWIPIEGSHMFKYTYFILAYLLFNTAFGMVMVPYNTLAAEMTTDYSIRSKMTGIRMVFSQGASFLGAFFPKRIIDAFPGGQGYLIMGIIFGLLFALPWIFVYKGTWDSGEIVERKKKNGFWLEFKQLFISFGSAFKNKSFNVYLAMYLASYIAMDVFNALFFYFIAYYMLREAIYADTLSFVQITQVLFIPLVTYIAIKLGNKLTYNFSMIIWGTGIILFSFLTKDSSLVLIYLVAFFLGSGHSGAIMIPWNVLPFVSDVDEMITTKRREGVYAGLMSFIRKSSQALAIFLVGVALKNIGYVPNAEQSASTIAGLQKLFMIVPAILILVGIIATIWFKISPKNHEILLAEIQRRKKGGGAKDVTPEAKAVCESLTGYKYEQLWKDVTISKEIRDKTVV
- a CDS encoding ArsR/SmtB family transcription factor; amino-acid sequence: MKPIDIFKALSNETRLNILEWLKEPEKHFKDKQAHLPKEVSSRGGVCVGDIQEKAQLSQSTVSSYLSMMQKAGLLESIRHGQWTYYRRNEETLQELSSFLRKKL